The genomic DNA CGCCTGTCATTGCTGCCCTCCCTCCATCTCGTCCTCGGTCGCGGCGGTGCAGGTGCTCGCCAGATCGGCCAGATGCGATTTCCAGGCGCTGGACTGGTCGTTGCTGTAGAGCTTGTCGAGAGACCCTTCGCCCTTCAGCGTGTCCAGCATGCAGCCACAATAGCTTGAACAGAACTTCGTGTCCCGCTGCTGTTCGCACTGCGCCTGGCAAGCCGGCAGGAAGCCGGCTTCCTTGTCCTGAGGGGCGGGAGGCATGACCTGCGACAACAGCCAGACCGAGCCGAACAGCACCGGCTGATGGATGAGGTAGAAGGCAAGGCTGTGCCGGCCAATGAAGGTGAGCGGGTTCGACCAACGGCTGGGTGTCCAGGTTCCCAGCCAGGCGAGAAGGCCCGACGCTGAAGCGAGCTTAACCGCCGCCATGCCCGCGAGCACCGCGCCGAACCATGGAAACTGCGGCACATAGTCGTTGGAGCGCGGGTTGGTCGCCGACAGCCCGACCCACCACAGCGCCGGATGGTCGAAGACTTCCGAGCGCAGATAGGAGGGCGCCGCGATCACGGCTGCTGCGACAATTGCCGTCAGCAGCGCCGGCAGCCTGAGAAACGCGAGACCGAGCAGGCTGGCCAGCGCGATCTCATGCAGGATGCCGAAGAAGATGAAGCCGTCCGGAGTCGCGATATAGGTGACGGCCGAGATGGCGATCGCCGCGACCGCAACCATGGCAAAGCGTTTCCAGAAGCCCGGCCAGCGGATCTGGCGGCCATGCGCCAGGAACAGGCTGACGCCGACCAGGAAAAGGAAGGTCGAGGCGATGCCGCGGGCGTAGAGCTTCCACCAGCCGAAAGCGGTCAGGCCGGGCGCTGTGTAGCCGAAGTTTTCGAGGTCCCAGGTGAAGTGGTAGCTCGCCATTGCGATCAGCGCGATGCCGCGCAGGATATCGATGGCGGCGATGCGGCCGTGCTTCGGCGCGTCCTGAACGGGGTCGCTCGTCGTTTGAAGGCTCATGATCTCGCAATCCGATTCAGTCGTGCCAAACGACTATCACGGTTCGGCCGAACAACAGAGCGTGGATCGGCGGCGGCCGCCGCAGCCGCCCGGCAAGCCGCTTTAGGCCAGCGGCGGAAAGCCTTTGACCGGCTTCGCTTTTCGGCTTTTCGGAGTCGGTTTCCTGCTACCGGTCCGCTACTAGATTTGGCGAGCGATTCACTTTCGGAGGGCCGATGTCCACCCATGTGCGCCATCCGATCTGGCTTCCGGCTCTGAGGCCCGCCGATGCGCGCACCTTCGCCTCGCTCTATGCGGTCGAATCCTTCGCCCGCGCCACGATCTCCAGCGTCATCCCGATCCAGGCCTACGAGATCCTGCAAAATGAGCAGACCGTCTCGATCCTCTACACCATCGTGTCGCTGCTCGGACTTTCGGTGACGCTGTTCATGCCGATGCTGATCCGCCGCTTCGCCCGACGCTGGGTCTACACGGCCGGCTGCCTGATGCTGGCGCTCGGCTCGGTCTTCTTCGTCACCCACACACTGCCGGGCCAACTCGCCGGCATGCTCTGCCGCGTCATGGGGGCGAGCGCGCTGTCGATCACGCTCAACCTCTACATCATGGACCACATCCGCAAGACCGATTTCATGCAGGCGGAATCGCTGCGCATAGCGTGGTCGATGTTCGCCTGGACAGGTGGGCCGACGCTCGGCATCTTCCTCTACACGCGCTTCGGCATCTATGCCGCGCATGGCGCGGTCGTGGCCTTCGCGCTGTCGCTGCTGGCGCTGTTCTGGGCCTACCGGCTGGGCGACAACCCGTCGATCCGCCCCGGCAAGAGCCGGCCGGCCAATCCGCTCGCCAATATCGGCCGCTTCATCGCGCAGCCGAGGCTCAGGCTCGCCTGGCTGATCGCCTTCGGCCGCTCCTGCTTCTGGACGACCTTCTTCGTCTATGGTCCGCTGTTCATGGTGATCACGGGCGAGGGCAAGCTTGCAGGCGGGCTGCTGGTTTCGGCGGGCAACGCGCTCTTGTTCATGGCGATCTTCTGGGGCAAGGCGGGCAAGCGCTTCGGCGGCCGCCAGACTATGACCTTCGCCTATTTCGCCATGGCGGCGATGCTTTTTGCGGCAGGCGGAGTCGGCGAGACCGCGCCGCTGCTCACCGCTGCCTTCCTGCTCTGCGGCGCGCTCTTCACCATCGCGCTCGATGCGCTGGGCTCGACCGCCTTCATGCGCTCGGTGCGCGCTTACGAGAGGGCGCAGATGGCGGCGGTCTACCGCACCTATCTCGACTTTTCCGAGCTGACGCCGCCGCTGGTCTATTCGGTGGTGCTGAGCTTTTTCGGGCTGGGCTCGGTGTTCGTCACGCTCGGCCTGTTGGCCGCCTTCTGCGGCTTTTTCACCTGGCGCTATCTGCCGAAGTCGTTTTGAACTCTGCGTGGCGCCCTCGCACCCATTCGTGGAAGCGGCGCAGGTCGTATTCCTCAGGCATCAGCACGCCGGCCTCGTGGCGGATCGAGCGCAGGCCCTTCTGATTGACCTCGCAGATCGCGGCGTCCTCCTCCAGCACCTGGGTGCCGAAGGCGACGATGTTGTCGATATCGGTTTGCGCAAGAGCATCGGGCGCGAACAGCCATTCGGCGGTGAGCTCCGTCAGCTCGGGTCCCAGCGGGGCGAGCCTCACCGTGCGGACATAGTCGACATGGCCGACGATGAACATCGAGGGCAGCGACGTTGCGTAGGTCTGGCCGGCGGCGCGCTCGGCCGGCGTCAGGCCGGCAAAGACCGGACCATGCACGCGCCCGTCGCGCGACCAGGTCTCGGCGCCGGCGCGCAGGCCGCCGGAAAACTCCGGCGCGTCGTTGTCGGCGTGGCGGGCCCATTCCGGATCGTCGTGCCTCGCCATCAGGCCCCGGCCGTAGATCGGCACCAGCCGCGACAGGTCCTTGTGGACGCCCGGGCAGTGCAGGCACTCGTTGAAGTTCTCCCAGAAAATCTTCCAGTTGCAGTTCATCACCTTGCTGAGCCGATGCCCGGTGACGAGCGTCTCCAGCGGCCAGTTGGCAAGGTCGCCGGAGGCGGGATCGAACGAGGCTTCCGCCGTGCCGCCGGCATCCTTTGCAAGGTTGATGAAGACGAAGCCGCGCCACACCGACAGCGCCACGCGGTAGAGCGGGTAATCGGTCTTGTCGAATCCCTCGGGCAGCGATTTCGACGGCACGCGCACGAGATCGCCGCGCAGCGAATAGGACCAGGCGTGATAGGGGCAGGTGAGGAGCCTTGCCTTCAGCCGGCCTGCGCTTTCCTGGCAAAGCTGCGAGCCGCGA from Mesorhizobium sp. M1E.F.Ca.ET.045.02.1.1 includes the following:
- a CDS encoding aromatic ring-hydroxylating dioxygenase subunit alpha, with protein sequence MQPNPSQRDLYNGLTRLEPTLPSSAYRDADGYLRDLDAIWYRSWLMVCREADLADPLAFRAIRIGSQEVVVLRDETGSLRAFHNTCRHRGSQLCQESAGRLKARLLTCPYHAWSYSLRGDLVRVPSKSLPEGFDKTDYPLYRVALSVWRGFVFINLAKDAGGTAEASFDPASGDLANWPLETLVTGHRLSKVMNCNWKIFWENFNECLHCPGVHKDLSRLVPIYGRGLMARHDDPEWARHADNDAPEFSGGLRAGAETWSRDGRVHGPVFAGLTPAERAAGQTYATSLPSMFIVGHVDYVRTVRLAPLGPELTELTAEWLFAPDALAQTDIDNIVAFGTQVLEEDAAICEVNQKGLRSIRHEAGVLMPEEYDLRRFHEWVRGRHAEFKTTSADSAR
- a CDS encoding DUF1624 domain-containing protein — encoded protein: MSLQTTSDPVQDAPKHGRIAAIDILRGIALIAMASYHFTWDLENFGYTAPGLTAFGWWKLYARGIASTFLFLVGVSLFLAHGRQIRWPGFWKRFAMVAVAAIAISAVTYIATPDGFIFFGILHEIALASLLGLAFLRLPALLTAIVAAAVIAAPSYLRSEVFDHPALWWVGLSATNPRSNDYVPQFPWFGAVLAGMAAVKLASASGLLAWLGTWTPSRWSNPLTFIGRHSLAFYLIHQPVLFGSVWLLSQVMPPAPQDKEAGFLPACQAQCEQQRDTKFCSSYCGCMLDTLKGEGSLDKLYSNDQSSAWKSHLADLASTCTAATEDEMEGGQQ
- a CDS encoding MFS transporter, encoding MSTHVRHPIWLPALRPADARTFASLYAVESFARATISSVIPIQAYEILQNEQTVSILYTIVSLLGLSVTLFMPMLIRRFARRWVYTAGCLMLALGSVFFVTHTLPGQLAGMLCRVMGASALSITLNLYIMDHIRKTDFMQAESLRIAWSMFAWTGGPTLGIFLYTRFGIYAAHGAVVAFALSLLALFWAYRLGDNPSIRPGKSRPANPLANIGRFIAQPRLRLAWLIAFGRSCFWTTFFVYGPLFMVITGEGKLAGGLLVSAGNALLFMAIFWGKAGKRFGGRQTMTFAYFAMAAMLFAAGGVGETAPLLTAAFLLCGALFTIALDALGSTAFMRSVRAYERAQMAAVYRTYLDFSELTPPLVYSVVLSFFGLGSVFVTLGLLAAFCGFFTWRYLPKSF